A single region of the Streptomyces sp. NBC_01262 genome encodes:
- a CDS encoding enoyl-CoA hydratase/isomerase family protein, whose translation MTVNLEVDEGVGTIRLARPPMNALDIATQDALRAVAEEAARRDDVRAVIVYGGEKVFAAGADIKEMQAMDYEAMAVRGKALQDSFTAVAAIPKPVVAAVTGYALGGGCELALCADIRIAADNAKLGQPEILLGLIPGAGGTQRLARLIGPSKAKDLIFTGRHVRAEEALAIGLVDKVVPADQVYAEARAWAERLARGPAVALRAAKEAVDAGLETDLTTGLAIERALFAGLFATEDRTTGMRSFVEEGPGKAKFR comes from the coding sequence ATGACAGTGAACCTTGAGGTCGACGAGGGCGTCGGCACCATCCGCCTGGCCCGCCCGCCCATGAACGCCCTGGACATCGCCACGCAGGACGCCCTGCGGGCGGTGGCCGAGGAAGCGGCCCGCCGCGACGACGTACGCGCCGTCATCGTCTACGGCGGCGAGAAGGTGTTCGCGGCGGGCGCGGACATCAAGGAAATGCAGGCCATGGACTACGAGGCCATGGCCGTGCGGGGCAAGGCGCTGCAGGACTCCTTCACCGCCGTAGCCGCCATCCCCAAGCCCGTCGTCGCGGCCGTCACCGGCTACGCCCTCGGCGGCGGCTGCGAACTCGCGCTCTGCGCCGACATCCGGATCGCCGCCGACAACGCCAAGCTCGGCCAGCCCGAGATCCTGCTCGGCCTGATCCCCGGCGCCGGCGGCACCCAGCGGCTCGCCCGCCTCATCGGGCCCTCCAAGGCCAAGGACCTGATCTTCACCGGCCGTCACGTACGCGCCGAAGAGGCCCTGGCCATCGGCCTGGTGGACAAGGTCGTCCCCGCCGACCAGGTCTACGCCGAGGCCCGCGCCTGGGCCGAGCGCCTCGCCCGCGGCCCCGCCGTCGCCCTGCGGGCGGCCAAGGAAGCGGTGGACGCCGGCCTGGAGACCGACCTGACCACCGGTCTGGCCATCGAACGCGCTCTGTTCGCCGGGCTGTTCGCGACGGAGGACCGCACGACCGGAATGCGCAGTTTTGTCGAAGAAGGCCCGGGGAAGGCGAAGTTCCGGTAA
- a CDS encoding VanZ family protein, which yields MRKSRIALILYAIALAQTTLIPVASAADVTYNNVVPGRTIRFYIDHSSISTFLLEVGGNLLLCAPLGILLPLVSRRLDGVRQVTLVTGAGMLIVETIQGFCLTGRSFDVDDLILNTAGAALAYLLYAAARRVVPPDWTRARTATPA from the coding sequence ATGCGCAAGAGCCGCATCGCCTTGATTCTCTACGCGATCGCCCTCGCTCAGACAACTCTCATTCCCGTCGCTTCCGCGGCGGATGTCACGTACAACAACGTCGTGCCGGGGCGCACGATCCGCTTTTACATCGACCACTCGTCGATCTCGACCTTCCTCCTGGAAGTGGGCGGCAACCTGCTCCTCTGCGCCCCACTCGGAATCCTGCTTCCCCTCGTCTCCCGCCGCCTTGATGGCGTGCGCCAAGTCACCCTCGTGACCGGGGCCGGAATGCTGATCGTCGAGACCATCCAGGGGTTCTGCCTCACCGGCCGCAGCTTCGACGTGGACGACCTCATCCTCAACACCGCCGGCGCGGCACTCGCGTACCTGCTCTACGCAGCCGCCCGGCGGGTCGTCCCGCCGGACTGGACCCGGGCGCGGACCGCGACGCCGGCTTGA
- the glgX gene encoding glycogen debranching protein GlgX — MTAPAPGADAGRAVWPGSPTPLGARFHAGPDGRPGTNFALWAGGAEFVELCLFGEDGAEERLELTELTHEIWHGFVPGVLPGTRYGYRVDGRWDPWTGARWNPAKLLLDPYARAVDGEFMLPPEVYGHVRDWPDNDIADTVRDNRDSAPFVPKGVVVEDGVGWPDEWMNDRRPKTPWADSVIYELHVRGFTALHPGIPERLRGTYAGLAHPASVEHLVNLGVTAVELLPVHQFAHEDHLLRRGMRNYWGYNSVGYFAPHAAYSASGTRGQQVNEFRGMVRALHAAGIEVILDVVYNHTAEGSEFGPTLSLRGIDNRGYYRLQGDARRYADYTGCGNTLHVVQPHVLRLITDSLRYWVTEMGVDGFRFDLAAALARSMHDVDMLSPFLAVIAQDPVLRRVKLIAEPWDVGSGGYQVGAFPPLWTEWNDRYRDTVRDFWRGARADVRDLGYRLSGSSDLYAWGGRRPYASVNFITAHDGFTLRDLVSYEHKHNEANGEDNRDGTNDNRSWNCGHEGETDDTDVTALRRRQLRNLLSTLLLSTGVPMLVAGDELGRTQGGNNNAYCQDNEISWLDWSLLDQPEWRSMHDLVVRLITLRREHPVLRRRAFFSGRAQSDQGLLRDLAWFTADGHEMTDSDWHSPNATLGMYLSGCDIPQRDALGREIIDESFFVVLHSGHLPVSFTLPGLPWAEEYELVLDTALEDQTGPPGTREAAEQAVAVGARSVRVYQVRGA; from the coding sequence ATGACGGCCCCGGCCCCCGGGGCCGACGCCGGCCGTGCCGTCTGGCCCGGCAGCCCCACGCCGCTCGGCGCCCGCTTCCACGCCGGGCCAGACGGCCGGCCCGGCACCAACTTCGCGCTGTGGGCCGGCGGGGCCGAGTTCGTCGAGCTGTGCCTGTTCGGCGAGGACGGCGCCGAGGAGCGGCTGGAGCTCACCGAGCTCACTCACGAGATCTGGCACGGCTTCGTCCCCGGCGTCCTGCCCGGCACCCGCTACGGCTACCGGGTGGACGGCCGCTGGGACCCCTGGACCGGCGCCCGCTGGAATCCGGCCAAGCTGCTGCTGGACCCGTACGCCCGCGCCGTGGACGGCGAGTTCATGCTGCCGCCGGAGGTCTACGGGCACGTACGGGACTGGCCGGACAACGACATCGCCGACACCGTCCGCGACAACCGCGACTCCGCGCCCTTCGTCCCCAAGGGCGTGGTCGTCGAGGACGGGGTGGGCTGGCCCGACGAGTGGATGAACGACCGCCGCCCCAAGACCCCCTGGGCCGACTCCGTCATCTACGAGCTGCACGTCCGCGGCTTCACCGCCCTGCACCCCGGCATCCCGGAGCGGCTGCGCGGCACCTACGCGGGCCTGGCCCACCCGGCCTCCGTCGAGCACCTGGTCAACCTCGGCGTCACCGCCGTCGAGCTGCTCCCGGTCCACCAGTTCGCCCACGAGGACCATCTGCTTCGGCGCGGCATGCGCAACTACTGGGGGTACAACTCCGTCGGCTACTTCGCGCCGCACGCCGCGTACTCCGCCTCCGGCACCCGCGGCCAGCAGGTCAACGAGTTCCGGGGCATGGTCCGCGCCCTGCACGCCGCCGGTATCGAGGTCATCCTCGACGTCGTCTACAACCACACCGCCGAGGGCAGCGAATTCGGCCCCACCCTGTCCCTGCGGGGCATCGACAACCGCGGCTACTACCGCCTCCAGGGCGACGCGAGGCGCTACGCCGACTACACCGGCTGCGGCAACACCCTCCATGTCGTCCAACCGCACGTCCTGCGCCTGATCACCGACTCGCTGCGCTACTGGGTCACCGAGATGGGCGTCGACGGCTTCCGCTTCGACCTCGCCGCGGCGCTGGCCCGCTCCATGCACGACGTCGACATGCTCTCCCCCTTCCTCGCCGTCATCGCCCAGGACCCGGTGCTGCGCCGCGTCAAGCTCATCGCCGAGCCCTGGGACGTCGGCTCCGGCGGCTACCAGGTCGGCGCCTTCCCGCCCCTGTGGACCGAGTGGAACGACCGCTACCGCGACACCGTCCGCGACTTCTGGCGCGGCGCGCGGGCCGACGTACGCGACCTGGGCTACCGCCTCTCCGGCTCCAGCGACCTGTACGCCTGGGGCGGCCGGCGGCCGTACGCCTCCGTCAACTTCATCACCGCCCACGACGGCTTCACCCTGCGCGACCTGGTCTCCTACGAGCACAAGCACAACGAGGCCAACGGCGAGGACAACCGCGACGGCACCAACGACAACCGCTCCTGGAACTGCGGCCACGAGGGCGAGACCGACGACACCGACGTCACCGCCCTGCGCCGCCGCCAGCTCCGCAACCTGCTGTCCACCCTCCTGCTGTCCACCGGTGTCCCGATGCTCGTCGCCGGTGACGAGCTGGGCCGCACCCAGGGCGGCAACAACAACGCGTACTGCCAGGACAACGAGATCAGCTGGCTCGACTGGTCCCTGCTCGACCAGCCCGAATGGCGCTCGATGCACGACCTCGTCGTCCGCCTCATCACCCTGCGCCGCGAGCACCCCGTCCTGCGCCGCCGCGCCTTCTTCTCCGGCCGCGCCCAGTCCGACCAGGGCCTCCTGCGCGACCTCGCCTGGTTCACCGCCGACGGCCACGAGATGACCGACTCCGATTGGCACTCCCCCAACGCCACCCTCGGCATGTACCTCTCCGGCTGCGACATCCCCCAACGCGACGCGCTGGGCCGCGAGATCATCGACGAGAGCTTCTTCGTCGTCCTGCACTCCGGGCACCTGCCCGTCTCCTTCACCCTCCCCGGCCTGCCCTGGGCGGAGGAGTACGAGCTGGTGCTCGACACCGCCCTGGAGGACCAGACCGGCCCTCCCGGGACCCGTGAGGCGGCCGAGCAGGCGGTGGCGGTCGGCGCGCGGTCGGTGCGGGTCTACCAGGTGCGGGGCGCCTGA
- a CDS encoding L,D-transpeptidase → MMLVATACGGSDTDSGTGSDGKNGTKASAQGGASASPSPAAVVSVTPKNGASGVETTGALKVSAAKGTLTSVVVKDGKGNKVDGAISTDGTGWAPSGTLAASTKYTVDAVAKDTSGLKSTKHSTFTTVRPAATFVGYYTPENGQTVGTGMEVSLNFNHAITNKKAIEKAVKVTADPSVEVVGHWYGNQRIDFRPKEYWAAGTKVTLSLRLNGVKGASGTYGTQSKDVHFTVGRSQVSIVDSAAHTMKVYRGGKLVRTIPITSGAPSTTTYNGKMVITEKYTEKRMNGDTVGFEGQYDIPDVPHAMRLTTSGTFVHGNYWASSSTFGNSNVSHGCVGLRDVKGAGDSSTPAAWFYNSSIIGDVVQVKNSHDKTVAWYNGLNGWNMAWSDWTKAS, encoded by the coding sequence ATGATGCTGGTGGCCACGGCATGCGGGGGAAGCGACACCGACAGCGGCACGGGCAGTGACGGCAAGAACGGCACCAAGGCCTCGGCCCAGGGCGGCGCCTCCGCCTCGCCCAGCCCGGCCGCCGTCGTCAGCGTCACACCGAAGAACGGCGCCTCCGGCGTCGAGACCACCGGGGCCCTGAAGGTCAGCGCGGCCAAGGGCACGCTGACCTCGGTCGTGGTCAAGGACGGCAAGGGCAACAAGGTCGACGGCGCGATATCCACCGACGGCACCGGCTGGGCGCCCAGCGGCACCCTGGCCGCGTCCACCAAGTACACGGTGGACGCCGTCGCCAAGGACACCTCGGGCCTGAAGTCCACCAAGCACTCGACCTTCACCACCGTGCGCCCGGCGGCCACCTTCGTCGGCTACTACACGCCGGAGAACGGCCAGACCGTCGGCACCGGTATGGAGGTCTCGCTCAACTTCAACCACGCGATCACGAACAAGAAGGCGATCGAGAAGGCCGTCAAGGTCACCGCCGACCCCTCGGTCGAGGTCGTCGGCCACTGGTACGGCAACCAGCGGATCGACTTCCGCCCCAAGGAGTACTGGGCCGCCGGCACCAAGGTCACGCTCAGCCTGCGCCTCAACGGCGTCAAGGGCGCCTCGGGCACCTACGGCACGCAGTCCAAGGACGTGCACTTCACCGTCGGCCGCAGCCAGGTCAGCATCGTCGACTCGGCCGCGCACACGATGAAGGTCTACCGCGGCGGCAAGCTCGTCCGGACCATCCCGATCACCTCGGGCGCGCCGAGCACGACCACGTACAACGGCAAGATGGTCATCACCGAGAAGTACACCGAGAAGCGCATGAACGGCGACACGGTCGGCTTCGAGGGCCAGTACGACATCCCCGACGTGCCGCACGCGATGCGCCTGACGACCTCCGGCACCTTCGTCCACGGCAACTACTGGGCCAGCTCGTCCACCTTCGGCAACTCCAACGTCAGCCACGGCTGCGTCGGGCTGCGCGACGTCAAGGGCGCGGGCGACTCGTCCACCCCGGCGGCGTGGTTCTACAACAGCTCGATCATCGGCGACGTCGTCCAGGTCAAGAACTCCCACGACAAGACCGTGGCCTGGTACAACGGCCTCAACGGCTGGAACATGGCGTGGAGCGACTGGACCAAGGCCTCGTGA
- a CDS encoding SDR family NAD(P)-dependent oxidoreductase: protein MDLGLSGKTAVVTGASKGIGLAVTRALAAEGVSVVAGARHVTEELRQLSAAFPVRPVVVDLGTAEGPAWLVAEAVSAFGGVDILVNNVGAAHPRPGGFLSVTDEDWISALTINFLSAVRTTRAALPHLVERGAGSIVTVCSVNSFLPDPGVIDYCASKAALANFSKALSKEVGPQGVRVNTVSPGPVETDLWLGEEGVASTVGRASGSEPGEVVKQVAGSTVTGRFTRPEEVADLVLMLAGERAGNVTGADFVIDGGLTTTL from the coding sequence ATGGATCTGGGTCTCTCGGGCAAGACCGCTGTCGTGACCGGTGCGAGCAAGGGGATCGGGCTCGCGGTCACGCGGGCGCTGGCCGCTGAGGGGGTGAGCGTGGTCGCCGGCGCGAGGCATGTCACCGAGGAGCTGAGGCAGCTCTCTGCGGCTTTCCCGGTGCGGCCTGTGGTGGTGGACCTGGGGACGGCGGAGGGGCCGGCGTGGCTGGTGGCGGAGGCGGTCTCCGCATTCGGGGGCGTCGACATTCTGGTCAACAATGTGGGGGCGGCGCACCCGCGGCCGGGGGGATTTCTGTCCGTCACGGACGAGGACTGGATCTCGGCGCTGACCATCAACTTCCTGTCGGCGGTCCGTACGACCCGGGCGGCGTTGCCGCACCTGGTGGAGCGTGGGGCGGGCAGCATCGTGACCGTCTGCTCGGTGAATTCCTTCCTGCCGGACCCCGGGGTCATCGACTATTGCGCTTCGAAGGCGGCATTGGCCAACTTCAGCAAGGCGCTCTCCAAGGAGGTCGGTCCGCAGGGTGTTCGGGTGAACACCGTCAGTCCGGGTCCGGTGGAGACCGATTTGTGGCTCGGTGAGGAAGGTGTCGCGTCGACCGTCGGCAGGGCGAGCGGGAGTGAGCCCGGCGAGGTGGTGAAGCAGGTCGCGGGCAGCACGGTGACCGGCCGGTTCACCCGGCCGGAGGAGGTGGCGGATCTCGTGCTGATGCTGGCCGGGGAGCGGGCCGGGAATGTGACCGGCGCGGACTTTGTCATCGACGGGGGTTTGACCACCACTTTGTGA
- a CDS encoding ATP-binding protein yields MTGNCEYFYPRTRRSVPAARELTRRTLTEWGIGTPRVDDIVLCVSELATNALLHGVPPGRGFRIHIRLEGSAVLRIELHDSGDGEPRIPVEAADESGRGLLLVEALSDKWGVGERVPGKIVWCEFSI; encoded by the coding sequence ATGACTGGCAATTGTGAGTACTTCTACCCCCGGACCCGCCGATCGGTGCCCGCCGCGCGTGAGTTGACGCGGCGCACGCTGACCGAATGGGGCATCGGGACGCCGCGTGTGGACGACATCGTGCTGTGCGTGAGCGAGTTGGCGACGAACGCGTTGCTGCACGGCGTTCCGCCGGGGCGGGGCTTCCGTATCCACATCCGGCTGGAGGGGTCGGCGGTGCTGCGGATCGAGCTGCACGACAGTGGGGACGGGGAGCCTCGGATCCCGGTGGAGGCGGCGGATGAGTCGGGGAGGGGGCTGTTGCTGGTGGAGGCGCTGTCGGACAAGTGGGGGGTGGGGGAGCGGGTGCCGGGGAAGATCGTGTGGTGCGAGTTCTCGATCTGA
- a CDS encoding DUF397 domain-containing protein, whose translation MNGAREWFKSSYSGSEGGECLEVAYAWRKSSYSGSEGGNCVEVAAHPAAVHVRDSKDPAVGDLTFSPAAWSAFAAFAASEPRR comes from the coding sequence ATGAACGGCGCACGGGAGTGGTTCAAGTCCAGCTACAGCGGCAGCGAGGGCGGCGAATGCCTCGAAGTCGCCTACGCCTGGCGCAAGTCCAGCTACAGCGGCAGCGAAGGCGGCAACTGCGTCGAAGTCGCCGCCCACCCCGCCGCCGTCCACGTACGCGACTCCAAGGACCCCGCCGTCGGCGACCTCACCTTCAGCCCGGCCGCCTGGTCCGCCTTCGCCGCCTTCGCGGCGTCCGAGCCGCGCCGCTGA
- a CDS encoding helix-turn-helix domain-containing protein → MHPSQKPKKRLGSSIGLVGAQVANFRRAAGLTQRELAEQLCASEDLIASIEQGRRALKPDLAEQLDDLLETKRALAVAVANLPEIDHFPVWAMEFIDLEREAITLSSYENQVLPGLLQTEAYARATFASRVPTLYEDEIEQQVASRIARQDILHRKVPPTASFVISEAILMDRLGDNQTYAEQLRHLRESADLPGLTLQVMPFGRHTHAALDGPFVLLENPDHVLFAYTETQRGSQLTSDGDEVSILAQKYAMLRSQALNPEDAKGLLDRLLGEQ, encoded by the coding sequence ATGCACCCCTCACAGAAACCGAAGAAGCGACTCGGCTCCAGCATCGGCCTGGTCGGTGCCCAGGTCGCCAACTTCCGCCGCGCCGCCGGACTCACCCAACGTGAGCTCGCGGAGCAGCTCTGCGCCTCCGAAGACCTCATCGCCTCCATCGAACAGGGCCGCCGCGCCCTCAAGCCCGACCTGGCCGAGCAGCTGGACGACCTACTGGAGACCAAGCGCGCACTGGCGGTGGCAGTGGCCAACCTGCCGGAGATCGACCACTTCCCGGTCTGGGCAATGGAGTTCATCGACCTGGAGCGGGAAGCGATCACCCTCTCGTCCTACGAGAACCAGGTCCTGCCCGGCCTGCTCCAAACCGAGGCCTACGCCCGCGCGACCTTCGCCAGCCGCGTCCCCACCCTCTACGAGGATGAGATCGAGCAACAGGTGGCGTCCCGCATCGCCCGGCAGGACATCCTCCATCGCAAAGTCCCGCCGACCGCCAGCTTCGTCATCTCCGAAGCGATCCTGATGGACCGCCTAGGCGACAACCAGACATACGCGGAACAGCTGCGCCACCTGCGCGAATCCGCCGATCTACCAGGGCTTACGCTCCAGGTGATGCCGTTCGGCCGCCACACCCATGCCGCCCTCGACGGCCCGTTCGTCCTGCTCGAAAACCCCGACCACGTGCTCTTCGCGTACACCGAGACCCAGCGCGGCAGCCAGCTCACCTCCGACGGCGACGAGGTCAGCATCCTCGCTCAGAAATATGCGATGCTGCGATCACAGGCTCTCAACCCCGAGGACGCCAAGGGCCTGTTGGACCGGCTGCTAGGAGAGCAATGA
- a CDS encoding phosphatidylinositol-specific phospholipase C domain-containing protein yields the protein MRIRHTARWVIGALTAAALSVTALGGSAQGAAPKLSEATTVGVHNAYEKATYTYFANALDSGSSLLEIDIWTDSISKRWRVSHSNPLGNDNNCEKASTPGDLYSKDRNQDFGSCLDNIAAWQQLHPDHRPITFKIEMKNGYNNTGGLGPDELDALISAKLGSSVFKPSDLLGSTYSTLDAAAQADAWPSRDALAGKVMFEVIPGTFEKANPFDSYWTDREYADYLRNLYAAGTITKAQMFPAVLDAAAGDPRTRYSDTTIRPWFVVFDGDAATYVNNGYDTAWYDDRHYFLIMTGAAGVSPAISSTAPTEAEALARLSLLAADHASIITADWSALSPTVLGAVTTRG from the coding sequence ATGCGCATACGGCACACGGCAAGATGGGTCATCGGGGCGCTCACAGCGGCGGCGCTCAGCGTCACCGCGCTGGGCGGGTCGGCGCAGGGGGCGGCGCCGAAGCTGTCGGAGGCGACGACGGTGGGCGTGCACAACGCCTACGAGAAGGCCACGTACACGTACTTCGCCAACGCGCTGGACTCCGGCTCGTCGTTGCTGGAGATCGACATCTGGACGGACAGCATCAGCAAGCGGTGGCGGGTCAGCCACAGCAACCCGCTGGGCAACGACAACAACTGCGAGAAGGCGTCCACCCCGGGCGACCTCTACAGCAAGGACCGCAACCAGGACTTCGGGTCCTGCCTGGACAACATCGCGGCCTGGCAGCAACTGCACCCCGACCACCGGCCGATCACCTTCAAGATCGAGATGAAGAACGGCTACAACAACACCGGGGGCCTCGGCCCGGACGAGTTGGACGCCCTCATCTCCGCCAAGCTCGGCAGCAGCGTCTTCAAGCCGTCCGATCTTCTCGGCTCCACCTACAGCACGCTCGACGCCGCCGCCCAGGCCGACGCCTGGCCCAGCCGCGACGCGCTCGCGGGCAAGGTGATGTTCGAGGTCATCCCCGGCACCTTCGAGAAGGCCAACCCCTTCGACTCCTACTGGACGGACCGGGAGTACGCGGACTACCTGCGGAATCTGTACGCCGCCGGCACCATCACCAAGGCCCAGATGTTCCCCGCCGTCCTCGACGCCGCCGCCGGTGACCCGCGCACGCGCTACTCCGACACGACCATCCGGCCCTGGTTCGTGGTCTTCGACGGCGACGCGGCGACCTACGTCAACAACGGCTACGACACGGCCTGGTACGACGACCGCCACTACTTCCTCATCATGACCGGCGCCGCCGGCGTATCCCCCGCCATCTCCTCCACCGCACCGACGGAGGCGGAGGCCCTGGCCCGGTTGTCCCTGCTCGCGGCGGACCACGCGAGCATCATCACGGCGGACTGGTCGGCGCTGTCGCCCACGGTTCTTGGCGCGGTCACGACACGCGGGTAG
- a CDS encoding ATP-binding protein — translation MAAPTVPAQPVAAAAADDLAASSLDLLGDPSREEVRLTSRPESAGVARRLAGSVLRNWALPQKSEVVELLVSELVGNAVRHTGARTFGLRMLRRRGWIRVEVRDPSRALPCLMPVRDLDISGRGLFLIDKLADRWGVDLLPRGKTAWFELRVHERER, via the coding sequence GTGGCGGCGCCCACGGTACCCGCGCAGCCCGTCGCGGCTGCGGCGGCGGACGACTTGGCCGCCAGTTCCCTCGATCTCCTCGGCGACCCCTCCCGCGAAGAGGTACGCCTCACCTCCCGCCCCGAATCCGCCGGCGTCGCCCGCCGGCTCGCCGGCTCCGTCCTGCGCAACTGGGCCCTGCCCCAGAAGAGCGAGGTCGTCGAACTCCTCGTCTCCGAGCTCGTCGGCAACGCCGTACGCCACACCGGCGCCCGCACCTTCGGCCTGCGCATGCTGCGCCGCCGCGGCTGGATCCGGGTCGAAGTCCGCGACCCCTCCCGCGCCCTGCCCTGCCTCATGCCCGTCCGCGACCTCGACATCAGCGGCCGCGGCCTCTTCCTCATCGACAAGCTCGCCGACCGCTGGGGCGTCGACCTGCTGCCGCGCGGCAAGACCGCGTGGTTCGAGCTGCGGGTCCACGAGCGCGAACGCTGA
- a CDS encoding L,D-transpeptidase, which yields MGASAGGSGGGPSAPPVSQARILVTPRDGARDVRPDAPFGVEVDQGTLTSVRAQDAEGHPVEGTISAGRQIWRPTAQRLALSAKYTVDAYAVDADGRTAAKHAVFTTFVPRNTLIGYFTPEDGSTVGTGMIVSLTFNRPVTDRAAVQRAVSVTSVPAVEVAPHWFGNQRLDFRPAAYWTPGTRVTLSLRLRDVEGAPGVYGRQSKDVGFTIGRDQRDIVDAEAHTMTVRRGGEVYRVLPVSAGAPSNPTYNGAMVISEKLPLTRMNGDTVGFGGEYDIPDVPHAMRLTRSGTFVHGSYWAARSVFGRENTSHGCVGLFDVKGGGAETPAGWLFDHSLVGDVVEVVNSHDRTVSPDNGLGGWNLTWQQWLAG from the coding sequence ATGGGCGCAAGCGCGGGGGGCAGTGGGGGCGGCCCCTCCGCCCCGCCGGTCTCGCAGGCGAGAATCCTGGTCACGCCGAGGGACGGCGCCCGCGATGTCCGCCCGGACGCGCCCTTCGGCGTCGAGGTGGACCAGGGCACACTCACCTCCGTACGGGCCCAGGACGCCGAGGGACATCCGGTCGAGGGCACGATCTCCGCGGGCCGCCAGATCTGGAGGCCCACCGCGCAGCGGCTCGCGCTGTCGGCGAAGTACACGGTGGACGCCTACGCCGTGGACGCCGACGGCCGGACCGCCGCCAAGCACGCCGTCTTCACCACGTTCGTCCCCCGGAACACCCTCATCGGGTACTTCACGCCCGAGGACGGCTCCACCGTCGGCACCGGCATGATCGTCTCCCTGACCTTCAACCGCCCGGTCACCGACCGCGCCGCCGTCCAGCGCGCGGTCTCGGTCACCTCCGTCCCCGCCGTCGAGGTCGCCCCGCACTGGTTCGGCAACCAGCGCCTGGACTTCCGCCCGGCCGCGTACTGGACCCCCGGCACCCGGGTCACCCTGAGCCTGCGGCTGCGCGATGTCGAGGGCGCGCCGGGGGTGTACGGAAGGCAGTCCAAGGACGTGGGCTTCACCATCGGCCGCGACCAGAGGGACATCGTGGACGCGGAGGCGCACACCATGACGGTGCGGCGCGGCGGCGAGGTCTACCGCGTGCTCCCGGTCTCGGCGGGCGCGCCGTCCAACCCCACGTACAACGGCGCAATGGTGATCTCCGAGAAGCTGCCGCTGACCCGGATGAACGGCGACACGGTCGGCTTCGGCGGCGAGTACGACATTCCGGACGTGCCGCACGCGATGCGGCTCACCCGGTCCGGGACCTTCGTCCACGGCAGCTACTGGGCGGCGCGGTCGGTCTTCGGCCGGGAGAACACCAGCCACGGCTGCGTGGGCCTGTTCGATGTGAAGGGCGGCGGAGCGGAGACTCCCGCCGGGTGGCTCTTCGACCACTCGCTGGTGGGCGATGTGGTGGAGGTCGTCAACTCCCATGACCGCACGGTCTCTCCGGACAACGGGCTGGGCGGCTGGAACCTCACCTGGCAGCAGTGGCTGGCGGGATGA